One part of the Mangrovibacillus cuniculi genome encodes these proteins:
- a CDS encoding queuosine precursor transporter, which translates to MFNEWFGFIFILVNFIFVLAIYRFFGKIGLFVWIGASTILANLQVIKTVEIFGLTATLGNAMYGTAFLVTDILNERYGKEEARKAVWLGFFTLLVMTIIMQMVLLFEPHPDDFAQESLATIFGFLPRIALGSLAAYLLSQLLDVYIFQALRKKFPKDNQFWIRNNGSTLISQFFDTLLFTSIAFLGVYEWNIWVQIFITTYLLKVVVSILDTPFGYIAKRFPK; encoded by the coding sequence TTGTTTAATGAGTGGTTTGGTTTTATTTTTATTTTAGTGAATTTTATTTTTGTGTTGGCAATTTATCGTTTCTTCGGAAAGATCGGTTTATTTGTTTGGATTGGTGCTTCTACCATTCTTGCGAATCTACAAGTAATTAAGACAGTTGAAATTTTTGGTTTAACTGCGACTTTAGGGAATGCCATGTATGGAACGGCGTTTTTGGTAACAGACATATTGAACGAGCGCTATGGTAAAGAAGAAGCACGTAAAGCGGTTTGGTTAGGTTTCTTTACCTTATTAGTTATGACTATTATTATGCAAATGGTTTTATTGTTCGAACCACATCCCGATGATTTTGCCCAGGAGTCCCTTGCTACTATTTTTGGTTTCTTACCAAGAATTGCTTTAGGATCACTTGCCGCATACTTATTAAGTCAATTACTTGATGTGTATATTTTCCAAGCTTTACGAAAAAAATTCCCAAAAGACAATCAATTCTGGATCCGAAATAATGGTTCCACCCTAATTAGTCAGTTCTTTGACACATTATTATTTACGTCTATTGCTTTCTTAGGTGTCTATGAATGGAATATTTGGGTGCAAATATTTATTACAACTTACTTGCTAAAAGTGGTAGTTTCTATTTTAGATACACCGTTTGGATATATAGCAAAGCGATTTCCAAAATAA
- a CDS encoding DUF6123 family protein, with product MTLDYYLQRLVDRGFSFREDAVGFIYFGKQSSNLPEEVIIAAIEATIKSHYSFDSSYYLSLLDLFQSMGVQTRMQAIQVFERETNYKIS from the coding sequence ATGACGTTGGATTATTATTTGCAACGACTGGTGGATAGAGGATTTTCCTTTAGAGAAGATGCTGTGGGGTTTATCTATTTCGGAAAACAATCCTCTAATTTACCTGAAGAAGTAATTATTGCGGCAATTGAGGCAACCATAAAGTCTCACTACTCTTTTGATAGCAGCTATTACTTATCTTTATTAGATTTATTTCAATCAATGGGTGTCCAAACAAGGATGCAAGCTATCCAAGTATTTGAACGAGAGACTAATTATAAAATTTCATAA
- a CDS encoding divergent PAP2 family protein, whose translation MNRGILTALGAITLAQASKIPIHYVASEEWKPELFFQTGGMPSSHSAGVSALTTYIGLERGVSTFDFALAFVFGIIVMYDAQGIRRQTGELTLRVNNLDELVHKVDQHEEVEFEQRPPKLKEMLGHKPEEVIGGALLGSLLSFCVFHLTNDK comes from the coding sequence ATGAATCGAGGTATTTTGACGGCGCTTGGAGCAATAACTTTAGCACAAGCAAGTAAAATTCCTATTCACTATGTAGCGTCTGAAGAATGGAAACCAGAATTATTTTTTCAAACTGGTGGTATGCCAAGTTCACATTCAGCTGGAGTATCAGCATTAACCACATATATTGGCTTAGAGAGAGGAGTCTCAACGTTTGACTTTGCACTAGCCTTTGTATTTGGAATTATCGTTATGTACGATGCTCAAGGTATTCGAAGACAAACGGGAGAGCTAACATTACGTGTTAATAATCTAGATGAATTGGTTCATAAAGTGGACCAGCACGAAGAAGTAGAATTTGAACAAAGACCACCAAAACTAAAAGAAATGTTGGGTCATAAACCAGAAGAAGTAATTGGGGGAGCATTACTTGGAAGTCTTTTAAGTTTTTGTGTATTTCATTTAACTAATGATAAGTAA
- a CDS encoding 5'-3' exonuclease, with translation MRNKYLLVDGMALLFRSFYATSLTGQFMINQHGVPTNAVQGFLKHLWHAMDEVTPTHTIICWDMGSTTFRTEEYAAYKANRSAPPVEMEPQFGLVREITDELGFHSVGVVNYEADDCIGTIMKQLKDENVVVLSGDKDLLQLLDVNHEVWLLQKGYGNYAKWTVDSFKDEYGINPNQLIDVKGLMGDPSDGYPGVKGVGEKTALKWIQQFGSVESLLENISSLTKTQQTKINTHLDDLHLSKKLAAIHCEVPLSFQQSDGKTPESTSMNWEFLDHHGMGAVKRYLVTKSFIA, from the coding sequence ATGAGAAACAAGTATTTATTAGTAGATGGTATGGCATTATTATTTCGTTCTTTTTATGCAACAAGTTTAACTGGACAATTTATGATTAATCAACATGGTGTTCCAACGAATGCTGTACAAGGTTTTTTAAAACATTTATGGCATGCTATGGATGAGGTAACGCCAACACATACAATTATCTGTTGGGACATGGGAAGTACAACATTTAGAACGGAAGAGTACGCAGCTTATAAAGCAAATCGATCAGCTCCTCCTGTGGAAATGGAACCACAGTTTGGCTTAGTGAGAGAGATAACAGATGAATTAGGATTTCATTCTGTTGGTGTTGTAAACTATGAAGCAGATGATTGTATTGGAACCATTATGAAGCAATTAAAAGACGAAAATGTTGTAGTTTTGTCAGGAGATAAAGATTTATTACAACTGCTCGATGTGAACCATGAAGTATGGTTATTGCAAAAGGGATATGGAAATTACGCTAAATGGACTGTAGATTCTTTTAAAGATGAATATGGAATTAACCCAAACCAATTAATTGACGTGAAAGGATTAATGGGTGACCCATCTGATGGGTATCCAGGAGTTAAAGGTGTTGGAGAAAAGACCGCACTAAAATGGATTCAACAATTTGGTTCTGTGGAAAGTCTACTAGAAAACATTTCCTCCTTAACAAAAACGCAACAAACTAAAATTAATACGCATTTAGATGATTTACACTTATCTAAAAAATTGGCTGCTATTCATTGCGAAGTACCACTATCTTTCCAACAATCTGATGGTAAAACGCCTGAATCTACTTCCATGAACTGGGAGTTCCTTGATCACCATGGAATGGGTGCTGTAAAAAGGTATCTGGTTACTAAATCGTTTATTGCATAA